AAAGTTCTTGTGCCTCTCGCTGCCATGCTTTTTTTGGGGGCACTCATTCCCACGAGCACTGCAAAAAGCAACTGTGACCAAACACTATATCTAATTCTCCATGTATCTTTGGCCACACAATAGATGAGTCATATTCTAAAGAACTAAGGAGACCAGAAAAGCACATCAATGGTCGAAAATACTGTCATGACATCAGCCTGGTGCTGATTAATGGGGTATCACTGTATCTGTATTTAAACAATTTatgtgagcagaggagagccCCGCAGCTAGGATTATTTCCATGATAATATTTAAACAGAGCTGTCCTGTGCTCCACATCAGGCCTGATATGCCCCCGTCAGCTGCACCTTCATGGCCTGATTGCTCACGCCCAGGCCTGGTCATGGcattatctgtatctgtgtatgcatgttaacatttggGCTGCGCAGTTTTAAATCTTCAGGTTTCAAACGATCTGCTGTAATGCATGGTATGGGTAACTGTCTAACctgctttttggttttgtgccttctctgtctctctttctcaggcAGTCGTGAAGCAGCATTTGTTTACGCCATCTCCTCTGCAGGAGTGGTGTATGCACTCACTCGTGCCTGCAGCCAGGGGGAGCTGAAGACATGTAACTGCGACCCGCACAAGCGTGGACGGGCTAGCGATGAGAGGGGagagtttgactggggcggcTGTAGCGACAATATCAACTATGGGATAAAGTTTGCCAAAGCCTTCATAGATGCCAAAGAGAGGACTGTCCGAGATGCACGGGCGCTCATGAACCTACACAACAACCGCTGTGGCAGAACAGTAAGTGTGATTACAGTGGCATCAGTGCCCAAGTGTTGATATATCTGCATCTTGGAGCCCATTTACACCTCGTATTAACATGCAATTTGTTTCTGGCAATGTTATGTGGATAACGGTCATGGACTTTTGCATTTTCGCCTGGTAATAATATGTATGCAAATCAGGTAGATGGAGCAGATGGACTAGTAGAAGATGCAGAGTTCAGTGACCTATTAACTTGCTGGAACCAGATCACCTCTAGATGAAGTCTGGCCAATCCGACAGCTTTCCCAATTGCAAGTGCATTTTAGGGATGTCCCTTTTTATGTGAAATTCAAACTACGATTCGAATGTGGGAAAAGATTAAATGCTCAATCTTCTCTTCAGCTTTAAAAGTGTCAGTGTAGAAACATTAATCTGTTAACTGAATTTGTAAAATGCAAACGATAACTTGTCACTCAAGTGAAGCAACAGAGGCACAAAAAttgacttttgtgtgtgtgtgtgtgtgtgtgtgtgtgtgtgtgtgtgtgtgtgtgtgtgtgttgaggcaAAAAGCAGACAGGACAGGGAAAAAGTCTGTGCACAGTTGTAAACACCAGCTAGGGGAGCTAGCATGGCTAGTGGGCTAACAACAGTGTTCCACAAGTTGAATATGAAACTGGCTGAGGATTGGAGAGCCTCGTGGTTTAATGTTTCAGAGGTAAATCTGATTTGATTCTGTGAAAAGATCTCCTTCTGAAGACAGTGTCCCCATATCTCTGGAAAATCCAGAGACTTGGTGAcgtcaattattattatttccttgGTAGAAAGTAGCTCAGGTGAAAACACCCGATCGCCTCTATTACATCTATCCTGAAACCTTAGCAGATGAAACCAAAAATTATCTGTAACACGAGATACCACAGAGGGTATATTAAGTGAGAAATATGCTTTCATGAAATTTGGTTAAACCAACCTTTTAAGAAACGTTCCTGCCTGAGTGCTGCATTTTTACCCACTTCTCTCTATGCAATTAGGCAGTGAAGCGATTCATGAAGCTGGAGTGTAAATGTCACGGCGTGAGCGGCTCTTGCACGCTGCGGACATGTTGGATGGCCATGTCGGACTTCAGGAAGACCGGTGACTACCTGAGGAGGAAATACAATGGGGCCATCGAGGTGACAATGAATCAGGATGGGACGGGCTTCGCTGTAGCTAACAAAGCCTTCAGGAAGGCCACCAAGAACGACCTAGTCTACTTTGAGAACTCTCCAGATTACTGCCTACAAGACAAATCAGCAGGTAAGACAGCTAacggagagaagaagaagaagaagagggagaactGGACTGAAAGACGTAGAGAGGCAGTTTCTCATGGATGTTGATGGATTGCCCTGACTGTGTTATGTTTTAGGGGTGTtatgtgtatgttgtgtgtatatTCATGCATGactagtgtgtttgtgtgtgtgaatgtctgtgtgtgtgtgcgtgcagtggTAGTCAGATAACACAGCAGGCCTCCCGTGTGATGTCTGTGGAAGCTAATATCCTTGTACCCTGGGGACATGGTCGTTCTGTGACCACCTGACCTCTATCAGtctctgtcaacacacacacacacacacacacatatatacacagatacacacaaccCCATGGTCAGAGGAAGTGTTGATCAACCTTTACACAGTTCACCTGATCGATTACGGCCGTTTCTGATTGTTGATGGAAGAAACACTTCGGACAAACTTTCACGATATTTGACATCAATGCCTCCATCACTCAGACGCTCTGTCCACTTCTTCCTCGTCCTTGCTTcctttgtctgcctctctcttcatcccttcatccatccTCCCCCTCGTTCTCACCTTCCCACTGGAATCCACAGCCTAGGGACACAAGcagctaatttaaaaaaaaaaaaatcacttctttctgtctgtcacagtctttccctctctgtctgtctgaactaAGCGTAGCTGGAGGGCAGAGTGGGCCTCAGAGTGTGagagcctgtctgtctgtcacgcTCCACTGTCCATTTAaccctcgcacacacacacacactcacacactcacacacacacacacacacacactcacacacacacacacacacacacacacacacacacacacacacacacacacacacagagtggctTCAAAGGGAGCAGTGGCTTGGGAAAGGCAGTGTAACTATAGGCCACTCTACCAACACTGCatagttgtgtgtgtgggtctgttgTTCTACGGGCAGCTTGTTGTGATAGTTAGCAGTTCAAACAGGGAGCTTCTCACACGAAACACCAGCACTGATGTCTGTGGAGTTGACATTCACATAAGATACAGACAATATGCCACTGCATTAGTAACAGCCAGACTGCTAAACACTCCGATACACTCAACAACAGTGACTAGCATGCTACTGCAAATCAAGTATTGAACCAAAACTGAGAGCTACACTGAAGCTAAAACTTCTGAGTCCTGAAAACAGACACTTGTAATAAAACAAATTACTAAAGGTCCAGCCCTGCAACATAAACGTGTTTGTCTGGACAGTGATTGTGAATTTGGAAAAGTTGCCTCTAACGAACACCATTTTCCACGGCGCTTTTCACACAGCAAGGTTACAGCTAAAAAAGTGTCAAAGATTAAAACAGAAGAGAGTGTGGATGGTATCAGGAGGGATAAAGTTACAATCATATGTAATAAGCATGGGAGCTGCTTTTTAATGCTCACAAATTAATGGTTAAATTTGTTAAAATCATGAAGCACTCAAATTCTAATAGCGTGTGTCGTTGCAGATCCTCATTTGTCTGAGAACTTGATAGTAACCCAGGAACATGTTCACTTTTTCCCAAAAACCAATGAAAGTAACGATAAGACGAGCAACAattgttttcttgattaattgattaattgttctgtctataaaatgtgaaaagaaaattgaaaaaaatcacaatttcctAAAGCCCAAGGtaacattacattacatcaaATTACTTATCTAAAGAGTGAACTATAAAAAATGACCACCAgttagaagaagaaaagcagtaaaaagaagaaaaacaaaaacgacCAGTGAAGAGAATCGAGCATGAGTTAACGTTGAACTCTTCTGTACTCTTGTGCAGGCTCCCTGGGCACGGCTGGGCGGGTCTGCAATAAGACATCACGCGGCACGGATGGCTGTGAGGTCATGTGCTGTGGGCGGGGCTACGACACCACCAGAGTCAAGCAGATCACAAAGTGCGAGTGCAAGTTCAAATGGTGCTGTGCCGTGGAGTGTAAGGACTGTGAGGAAGCTGTGGACATACACACGTGCAAAGCCCCCAAACGAGCTGAATGGTTGGACCAGACCTGAGGACACGCCCCAACCGCCCCCCGTAATGCAACCCCACCCCTTTCCCCTTTACAGGACATCCTGTGGAAAATGGCATTCTGGGAAAGCTTGTCCGAAAAGTGCTCCGCGTCTCCGCCCTCCCCTGCCCCCTCCTCGGTTCATCATTGCATGGCTTTTCTACCTGTCTCTGTGAAAGCACTAGAATTCAGTACCCATCAATATGAATTAATACCCATTAGCCCCTGTTTGTGAATGGCCCTGCGACTGAACTGCTGGGATCAGATGACGAACGGTGAAACCAGTGAACACTTTGGGGGTTCGGGTGGATTGGGCTTTTATCAAAGATTCAGTCCAGATGGCCTTTTTTCTAGCGTGTGGTTCAGGGTTAAAAATGGTTTGCTGCTTTCATGACgctttaaagacacatttttacattaactgAGCCTTCAAACATATCCAGTATTATTACAACAACATCATATACTCatataatt
This region of Chaetodon auriga isolate fChaAug3 chromosome 10, fChaAug3.hap1, whole genome shotgun sequence genomic DNA includes:
- the LOC143327473 gene encoding protein Wnt-2b-A gives rise to the protein MLGLNRILSLRTARIRSCGSPAARLSSRCQNPGASSRIYCACLLLLLLVTPRADSSWWYIGALGARVICDNIPGLVNKQRQLCQRHPDIMQAIGEGTKEWIRECQHQFRHHRWNCSTLDRDHTVFGRVLLRSSREAAFVYAISSAGVVYALTRACSQGELKTCNCDPHKRGRASDERGEFDWGGCSDNINYGIKFAKAFIDAKERTVRDARALMNLHNNRCGRTAVKRFMKLECKCHGVSGSCTLRTCWMAMSDFRKTGDYLRRKYNGAIEVTMNQDGTGFAVANKAFRKATKNDLVYFENSPDYCLQDKSAGSLGTAGRVCNKTSRGTDGCEVMCCGRGYDTTRVKQITKCECKFKWCCAVECKDCEEAVDIHTCKAPKRAEWLDQT